Proteins encoded in a region of the Stieleria neptunia genome:
- a CDS encoding Na(+)-translocating NADH-quinone reductase subunit C, whose product MSQRDSTVNTLLTATILCVVCSLVVSVAAVGLKGKQEENKMLDRQKNILDAAGLSIGEYGKPASELSREQIDELYAWVSEELVDLQTGEIVEDMDPADYDPREAAEKVDSSTEIGEVPYDPGVDRREKVAKVYFVTKPGSDGFQQVVLPVYGKGLWSTLYGYLALKGDLETIQGLTFYEHAETPGLGGEVDNPAWKAQWEDQKLYDENGQPAALVYKGTAPAGNPYAVDGLSGATITSRGVTNLLRYWASEDGYGPFLSQLKNGTSKTSGS is encoded by the coding sequence GCTGGTCGTCAGCGTTGCCGCTGTCGGACTCAAGGGCAAGCAGGAAGAAAACAAGATGCTCGATCGCCAGAAGAACATTCTGGACGCCGCGGGGCTGTCGATCGGCGAATATGGCAAGCCGGCCAGCGAGCTTTCCCGGGAGCAGATCGACGAACTGTACGCATGGGTCAGCGAAGAGCTGGTCGATTTGCAAACCGGCGAGATCGTCGAGGACATGGACCCGGCCGACTACGACCCGCGTGAAGCGGCTGAAAAGGTCGACAGTAGCACCGAGATCGGCGAAGTGCCGTACGATCCGGGTGTCGATCGCCGCGAGAAAGTGGCGAAGGTCTACTTCGTCACCAAGCCCGGATCCGATGGCTTTCAACAAGTCGTGTTGCCTGTCTACGGCAAGGGACTGTGGTCGACGTTGTACGGATACTTGGCACTCAAGGGCGACCTGGAAACGATCCAAGGTTTGACGTTTTACGAGCACGCCGAAACGCCCGGTTTGGGTGGCGAAGTCGACAACCCGGCCTGGAAGGCGCAATGGGAAGACCAGAAGCTCTACGACGAAAACGGGCAGCCGGCCGCCTTGGTTTACAAAGGCACCGCTCCTGCGGGAAACCCTTACGCGGTCGATGGATTGTCCGGGGCGACCATCACCAGCCGGGGCGTGACGAACCTGTTGCGTTACTGGGCCAGCGAGGATGGATACGGACCATTCTTGTCACAACTAAAAAACGGCACGTCGAAGACATCGGGGTCCTGA
- a CDS encoding NADH:ubiquinone reductase (Na(+)-transporting) subunit D — MAEKTAKSVIVDPLVDNNPIALQILGICSALAVTTKMETSIVMAVAVIAVTAFSNLAVSAIRSYIPSSIRIIVQMTVIASLVIVVDQFLKAYFFDISKQLSVFVGLIITNCIVMGRAEGFAMKNGPWLSFWDGIGNGLGYGLVLLFVAFFRELLGSGTLMGYVILPLDRNGGWYNPNNLMLLPPSAFFLIGFLIWLIRAYKPEQIEES; from the coding sequence ATGGCTGAAAAAACTGCAAAATCTGTGATCGTCGATCCACTGGTCGACAACAACCCGATCGCCTTACAAATCCTCGGGATCTGTAGTGCGTTGGCAGTGACGACCAAGATGGAGACATCGATCGTGATGGCCGTCGCCGTGATCGCCGTGACGGCGTTCAGCAACCTGGCCGTCAGTGCGATCCGCTCCTACATCCCCAGCAGCATCCGGATCATCGTACAGATGACCGTGATCGCGTCGCTGGTGATCGTCGTCGACCAATTCCTGAAAGCTTACTTCTTCGACATCAGCAAGCAGCTTTCGGTGTTCGTCGGTTTGATCATCACCAACTGTATCGTGATGGGACGCGCCGAAGGATTTGCGATGAAGAACGGCCCCTGGCTGAGCTTCTGGGACGGGATCGGCAACGGACTCGGCTACGGCCTGGTCTTGCTGTTTGTCGCGTTCTTCCGCGAACTGCTCGGCAGCGGAACCCTGATGGGCTACGTCATCCTGCCGCTGGATCGCAACGGCGGCTGGTACAACCCCAACAACTTGATGCTGTTGCCACCGAGTGCGTTTTTCTTGATCGGCTTCCTGATTTGGTTGATCCGAGCATACAAACCGGAACAAATCGAAGAGTCCTGA
- the nqrE gene encoding NADH:ubiquinone reductase (Na(+)-transporting) subunit E, whose protein sequence is MIETHLSILLKAVFVENLALAFFLGMCTFLAISKNVKTAIGLGIAVIVIEAITVPANQFIYAWFLKKGALTWAEGLLPVSPGYFATVDLTFLGFISYIGVIAAMVQILEMFLDKFFPALYNTLGIFLPLITVNCAILGASLFMQERNYSFAESCTYGLGCGIGWALAIAALAGIREKMKYSDVPPPLRGLGITFITVGLMALAFMSFSGIQL, encoded by the coding sequence ATCATAGAAACCCATCTCAGCATCCTGCTGAAAGCCGTCTTCGTCGAAAACCTGGCGTTGGCATTTTTCCTCGGGATGTGCACGTTCCTGGCGATCAGCAAGAACGTCAAAACGGCGATCGGGCTGGGCATCGCCGTGATTGTGATCGAAGCGATCACGGTGCCGGCCAACCAGTTCATCTACGCCTGGTTCCTCAAGAAAGGCGCGTTGACATGGGCGGAGGGATTGCTTCCCGTTTCGCCCGGTTACTTTGCGACCGTCGACCTGACCTTTCTCGGGTTTATCAGCTACATCGGCGTGATCGCCGCCATGGTTCAAATCCTGGAAATGTTCTTGGACAAGTTTTTTCCCGCGCTCTACAACACGCTGGGGATCTTCTTGCCGCTGATCACGGTGAACTGTGCCATCTTGGGCGCGTCGCTGTTCATGCAAGAACGGAACTACTCATTCGCCGAGTCGTGCACCTACGGCCTGGGCTGTGGGATCGGTTGGGCGCTCGCCATCGCGGCACTCGCCGGAATCCGTGAAAAGATGAAATACAGTGATGTCCCCCCGCCGCTTCGCGGTTTAGGAATCACGTTCATCACCGTCGGGCTGATGGCGCTCGCATTCATGTCGTTTAGCGGAATCCAGCTCTAA
- the nqrF gene encoding NADH:ubiquinone reductase (Na(+)-transporting) subunit F — MGTVILGIAMFTLVVVALVVLILGAKAQLVASGPVKIMINEQKEIEVPAGGKLLGALADAGVFVSSACGGGGTCAQCKVKVLEGGGEILATEKDHISKKAAREGERLSCQVAVKQDMNVEVPAEAFDTKKWECTVRSNHNVATFIKEFVLELPEGEDVNFKAGGYIQIECPPHVANYKDFDIEEEYHEDWDKYDIWRFVSKVDEPVIRAYSMANYPGEKGIIMLNIRVATPPPRNPELPPGKMSSWIFSLKPGDKATISGPYGEFFIKDTDAEMVYIGGGAGMAPLRSHIFELFKRQKTDRKVSYWYGGRSLRELFYIDHFRDIEKDFPNFKFNIALSDPLPEDNWDGYQGFIHQVLLDNYLSKHPAPEDIEYYICGPPMMNQAVFRMLDDLGVEPENIAYDDFGG, encoded by the coding sequence ATGGGCACCGTAATCCTTGGCATCGCAATGTTCACCCTGGTCGTGGTGGCGTTGGTGGTCTTGATCTTAGGCGCGAAAGCGCAGCTTGTTGCGTCAGGCCCCGTAAAGATCATGATCAACGAGCAAAAAGAGATCGAAGTTCCCGCCGGCGGAAAGCTGTTGGGCGCCCTGGCCGATGCCGGCGTGTTCGTCTCCAGTGCCTGCGGGGGCGGCGGAACCTGTGCCCAATGCAAGGTCAAGGTGCTTGAGGGCGGCGGTGAAATCCTGGCGACCGAAAAGGACCACATCTCCAAAAAAGCAGCTCGCGAGGGCGAACGCCTCTCCTGCCAAGTGGCCGTCAAGCAGGACATGAACGTCGAGGTTCCCGCCGAAGCGTTCGACACCAAGAAGTGGGAATGCACGGTCCGTAGCAACCACAACGTGGCCACCTTCATCAAAGAGTTCGTGCTCGAGCTGCCCGAAGGCGAAGACGTCAATTTCAAAGCCGGCGGTTACATTCAAATTGAATGCCCGCCCCACGTGGCGAACTACAAAGACTTTGATATCGAAGAAGAGTACCACGAAGATTGGGATAAGTACGACATCTGGCGTTTCGTGTCGAAGGTCGACGAGCCGGTGATTCGGGCCTATTCGATGGCGAACTATCCGGGCGAAAAAGGCATCATCATGCTGAACATTCGCGTCGCGACCCCGCCGCCGAGAAACCCGGAATTGCCGCCGGGGAAAATGAGTAGCTGGATCTTCAGCCTGAAACCCGGTGACAAGGCGACCATCAGTGGCCCGTACGGCGAGTTCTTCATCAAGGACACCGACGCGGAAATGGTCTACATCGGTGGTGGTGCCGGTATGGCTCCGCTGCGGAGTCACATTTTTGAATTGTTCAAACGGCAAAAGACGGATCGAAAGGTCAGCTACTGGTACGGCGGCCGAAGTTTGCGTGAATTGTTCTACATCGATCACTTCCGCGACATCGAAAAGGATTTCCCGAATTTCAAGTTCAACATCGCGCTCTCGGATCCGTTGCCCGAAGACAATTGGGACGGCTACCAAGGGTTCATTCACCAAGTGTTGTTGGACAACTACTTGAGCAAGCATCCCGCGCCGGAAGACATCGAGTACTACATCTGTGGCCCGCCGATGATGAACCAGGCCGTGTTCCGCATGCTGGACGACCTGGGCGTCGAACCGGAAAATATCGCCTACGATGACTTCGGCGGTTGA
- a CDS encoding FAD:protein FMN transferase, translating to MMIQQTRRALLLVAFLLFPLTGFSPTAANGQGDSAAPRTIREYRGKTMGTLYMVKVAGAETLDDQTLRFAIDAELRRVNDQMSTYLKSSEISRFNRSTSTEWFDVSVEFAQVVAEAQSIAKMTDGAFDITVAPLVNAWNFGPTERSSAVPDPDTIKMLMETIGYKKLEVRTDPPSLRKLIPELQIDLSSIAKGHGVDRVVDKLAELGAGDVFVEIGGEVRTTGDKPGGAWKVGIQLPDAAKDTVMIAHPMLQNESAGNAMATSGDYRNVYVVDGKRYSHTIDPRTGSPVEHDLASVTVIAKTCMQADGWATALNVLGPEPALAIATQNDLHALLVSRSGAKEYQMVGSGVLAQYAQATPDAAETTSWLAALVPIAILTFGVFSILLFAMAIGVVFGRRSISGSCGGLANKTNEDGSTSCSLCSNPSDACKELREKMESSQPDSKQSAT from the coding sequence ATGATGATCCAACAAACGCGACGAGCCTTGCTGCTGGTCGCGTTTCTTTTGTTTCCCCTGACCGGTTTCAGCCCCACGGCGGCAAACGGCCAGGGCGACTCGGCGGCTCCGCGGACGATTCGCGAGTACCGCGGCAAGACGATGGGGACGTTGTACATGGTCAAAGTCGCCGGTGCGGAGACACTGGATGACCAGACGCTGCGGTTCGCCATCGATGCCGAACTAAGACGTGTCAATGACCAGATGTCGACGTATCTCAAGTCGTCGGAGATCAGCCGGTTCAATCGATCGACCAGCACCGAGTGGTTCGACGTCAGTGTCGAATTCGCCCAAGTCGTTGCGGAAGCTCAATCCATCGCGAAAATGACGGACGGTGCCTTTGACATCACCGTTGCGCCGTTGGTCAATGCATGGAACTTTGGTCCCACGGAACGTTCGTCGGCGGTTCCCGACCCGGACACGATCAAAATGCTGATGGAAACGATCGGCTACAAAAAGTTGGAGGTTCGCACGGATCCTCCCAGTTTGCGCAAGCTGATTCCCGAGTTGCAGATCGATCTTTCGTCGATCGCCAAGGGACACGGTGTCGATCGAGTGGTCGACAAACTGGCCGAGCTCGGCGCAGGGGACGTGTTTGTCGAAATCGGTGGCGAGGTGCGGACCACGGGCGACAAGCCCGGTGGCGCTTGGAAGGTCGGTATTCAATTGCCCGATGCCGCCAAGGACACGGTGATGATCGCTCATCCGATGTTGCAAAATGAATCGGCCGGCAACGCGATGGCGACGTCCGGGGATTACCGCAATGTGTATGTCGTCGATGGCAAACGATATTCTCACACCATCGACCCGCGGACCGGTTCGCCCGTGGAACACGACCTCGCATCGGTGACTGTGATCGCCAAGACTTGCATGCAGGCCGATGGTTGGGCGACCGCCCTGAATGTCTTGGGACCAGAGCCGGCATTGGCGATCGCAACGCAAAACGACCTTCATGCATTGCTCGTCTCGCGCAGCGGGGCGAAGGAGTATCAAATGGTAGGCAGCGGGGTTTTGGCACAGTACGCCCAGGCGACACCGGATGCGGCGGAGACCACCAGTTGGTTGGCGGCACTGGTGCCGATCGCCATCCTGACCTTTGGCGTGTTTTCGATTCTGCTGTTCGCGATGGCGATCGGAGTCGTTTTTGGTCGGCGATCGATCAGTGGTTCCTGCGGCGGATTGGCCAACAAAACCAACGAAGACGGCAGCACCAGTTGCTCCTTGTGCAGCAATCCTTCCGACGCCTGCAAAGAGTTGCGTGAAAAGATGGAATCCAGTCAGCCGGATTCAAAGCAGTCGGCGACGTAG
- a CDS encoding HAD family hydrolase codes for MTQKRKGTEMATRPNRVFEPIPQRDDSDPVPAVAGVALDMDGLLFDTERIYWQVGDTILQRRGHRYSAALQARMMGRIGTAAVQQMIDFHSLDDSPDALLAESDQLYGELLPELLRPMPGLEAWIDHLQQSGVPFALTTSSRRKWVDVIFAELHWRQSLTFVLTGDDVRQGKPHPEMYLTAAEKFQLQPQAMLVLEDSGNGCAAGVAAGANVVAIPNEHTRQQDFSGAMLVAESLLDQRLWELLR; via the coding sequence ATGACGCAAAAGCGAAAAGGGACAGAAATGGCGACGCGGCCAAACCGAGTATTTGAACCGATCCCCCAGCGAGATGATAGCGATCCCGTTCCCGCGGTGGCGGGAGTCGCCTTGGACATGGACGGATTGCTGTTCGATACCGAACGGATCTATTGGCAAGTCGGGGACACGATTTTGCAACGTCGCGGACACCGTTACAGTGCCGCCCTGCAGGCACGAATGATGGGGCGGATCGGCACGGCCGCCGTCCAGCAAATGATCGATTTCCACTCCCTGGACGACTCCCCGGACGCGTTGCTGGCCGAATCGGACCAGTTGTACGGAGAGCTTTTACCCGAACTGCTGAGGCCGATGCCGGGATTGGAAGCCTGGATCGATCACCTGCAACAAAGTGGCGTTCCGTTTGCCTTGACCACCAGCAGTCGCCGAAAATGGGTGGACGTGATTTTCGCCGAACTGCACTGGCGGCAATCCCTGACCTTCGTCTTGACCGGCGACGACGTCCGCCAAGGCAAACCGCACCCGGAGATGTACCTGACCGCCGCCGAAAAATTCCAGCTCCAACCGCAGGCCATGCTGGTGCTCGAAGACAGCGGCAACGGCTGTGCGGCGGGAGTCGCGGCCGGAGCAAACGTCGTTGCGATCCCCAACGAACACACCCGCCAACAGGACTTCAGCGGCGCGATGCTGGTCGCCGAATCGTTGCTGGACCAACGGTTGTGGGAACTGTTGCGATAG
- a CDS encoding DUF3754 domain-containing protein, whose product MSGSVDRILTNWSIDRTGPLTRGISEVSTSGWIDDDATQWSIEPFLPIETQTLVEYLGNRAEKTAGLDPAGRDAFAAAVRKISDHVAAKTSQYHAQFSDRYHAVDPDSDCKIPIDLQCDQVVDHSARLMELCDQMLADAAYQKLSQEDIEKCVGVSSHWGVPMSANFGLFQQLAVYARGDIIGRRCKRRLQNLYRMEMVDVAIYQRLVVLFQLAEDHERGEMLAAGQFHLRIFKNIPKQDVDMLLPGTQVRLSKLDRVKVIAPSLGGWLLSLQKISRFVLVTLALAAYYSTALVIGLILAGIGYCVKSFFSYFQTKNRYLLDLTRNLYFQKLDTNAGAAFQIIQQAGRQSTNEASLAYYALATEPEPISRRRLRRKCERLIREAIEVEIDFRVDRALETLMQLGLVTETVDQKLCLATGTNSAGAEERGRQNDGVAE is encoded by the coding sequence GTGTCTGGATCGGTCGACCGAATTCTTACCAACTGGTCCATCGACCGAACAGGCCCGCTGACGCGTGGGATCAGCGAGGTCAGCACGTCGGGGTGGATCGATGATGACGCGACGCAGTGGTCGATCGAACCCTTTTTGCCCATCGAAACGCAGACCTTGGTCGAATACCTGGGCAATCGGGCGGAGAAAACCGCCGGGCTGGATCCAGCCGGACGCGACGCCTTTGCAGCCGCGGTCCGGAAAATCAGTGATCATGTGGCGGCGAAAACGTCGCAGTATCACGCCCAATTTTCGGATCGGTACCACGCGGTCGATCCCGATAGCGATTGCAAAATCCCGATTGATTTACAGTGCGACCAGGTGGTCGACCACTCCGCCCGGCTGATGGAACTGTGTGATCAGATGTTGGCCGATGCCGCCTACCAGAAGCTCAGCCAGGAGGACATCGAGAAATGCGTCGGGGTTTCAAGCCATTGGGGCGTTCCGATGAGTGCGAATTTTGGCCTGTTTCAACAACTGGCCGTCTACGCCCGCGGTGACATCATCGGGCGTCGGTGCAAACGCCGCCTGCAGAATCTGTATCGCATGGAAATGGTCGACGTCGCCATCTACCAACGGCTCGTCGTGCTGTTTCAATTGGCCGAAGACCACGAACGGGGCGAAATGCTGGCCGCCGGACAATTCCACCTGCGGATCTTCAAGAACATCCCCAAACAGGACGTCGATATGTTGCTGCCGGGCACGCAAGTCCGACTCAGCAAACTCGACCGGGTGAAGGTGATCGCGCCCAGCCTGGGCGGATGGCTGTTGTCGTTGCAAAAGATCTCGCGGTTCGTGCTGGTCACTCTCGCGTTGGCCGCGTACTACTCCACCGCCCTGGTCATCGGTTTGATCCTCGCCGGGATCGGCTACTGTGTCAAAAGCTTCTTCAGCTACTTCCAAACCAAGAATCGCTATTTGTTGGATCTGACACGGAACCTGTACTTTCAAAAGCTGGATACCAACGCCGGTGCCGCGTTTCAGATTATCCAACAAGCCGGCCGCCAATCGACCAACGAAGCCTCGCTGGCGTACTATGCACTCGCGACCGAACCGGAACCGATCAGCCGACGCCGACTGAGACGCAAATGCGAGCGATTGATCCGTGAGGCGATCGAGGTCGAAATTGATTTTCGAGTCGATCGGGCGCTCGAAACGCTCATGCAACTCGGTCTGGTGACAGAAACGGTTGACCAGAAGCTATGCCTTGCAACTGGGACGAACTCTGCGGGAGCGGAGGAAAGGGGGCGGCAGAATGATGGGGTGGCAGAATGA